In the genome of Cellvibrio sp. KY-YJ-3, one region contains:
- a CDS encoding RND family transporter: MHTLLRFYWTLNRVYRAVVINRPYHVFTGLVILTIVAAFGLTNFKLDASADSLTLENDTSIDYLREISKRYQSGDFLVLTYTPKADIFSDESIDTLKQLRDELANVDGVASVISMIDVPLLYSPMRSLAEQKESTRTLLTPGVDRAMVKQEFLTSPIYRDMLLSPDGTTSAILLNLKVNNQYIEMARHRDALRLKAKTAGLTPAEAHELEKVAAEFLAYRTATAAQDAARVEIVRGIVEKYQDRAQIFLGGVTMITSDMIAYIKSDLVVFGAALLLFIVFMLAFLFRQWRFVILPLTTCLMSVTLMLGWLSWIDWRLTVISSNFVALLLIMVFAFTIYVVVRYRELHAIDPDLEQADLVLQTMRDMAIPCLYSALTTIVAFMSLVMSGIRPVIDFGWMMTIGLVVGFILVFVVLPAGLMMLPKGEPKDRGDNSAALTVRFSKLAEFHGGKVLLVAMLAVFLSIWGISKLEVENRFVDYFKSDSEIHQGLSVIDRQLGGTVTLDIILDAEKNTLDIVESETADEEDPFAEIPSDAAAAEVFDEEDPFAGMGDEDAFADSGTTSNAPPSYWFSVAGLDQIRKLHNYLESLPEVGKVQSLATVYQLAHDINKGKLNDFELNVLRNMLSDDIKGFLIKPYLADEAQQTRITLRVIETTPDLKRAELVERIREYATTDAGFKPEQVNFTGMLVLYNNMLQSLFASQISTIGVVFVAIMLMMMVLFRSFKIALIAILPNMIAAGTVLGAMGLVGIPLDMMTTTIAAIVVGVGVDQAIQYFYRFRVEFAHDQNYVEAIHRSHASIGRAMYYTSVTIIVGFSILMLSEFIPSIYFGLLTAFAMLMAVIGSLTLLPKLILLLKPFGPGK; encoded by the coding sequence ATGCACACATTGTTACGCTTTTACTGGACACTCAACCGGGTGTATCGCGCAGTGGTTATCAATCGCCCCTATCATGTATTCACCGGTTTGGTGATTCTGACCATAGTGGCCGCCTTTGGGTTGACCAATTTCAAACTGGATGCGTCGGCCGACTCGCTCACGCTGGAGAATGACACCTCTATCGATTATTTGCGTGAAATATCCAAGCGTTACCAGAGCGGCGATTTTCTGGTGCTGACCTATACCCCCAAGGCGGATATTTTTTCCGACGAGTCGATTGACACCCTCAAGCAATTGCGCGACGAATTGGCCAATGTTGATGGGGTCGCGAGTGTTATCTCAATGATCGACGTACCGCTACTCTACAGTCCCATGCGCTCACTGGCCGAGCAAAAGGAATCCACCCGTACCTTGCTCACACCGGGTGTAGATCGCGCCATGGTGAAACAGGAATTTTTAACCAGCCCTATCTATCGCGATATGTTGCTCAGCCCCGACGGCACTACCTCGGCGATTCTGCTCAATCTCAAAGTAAACAATCAGTACATTGAAATGGCAAGGCATCGCGACGCGTTGCGGCTGAAAGCGAAAACGGCAGGGCTGACCCCGGCAGAGGCTCACGAGCTGGAAAAAGTGGCGGCGGAATTTCTTGCCTATCGCACCGCAACCGCGGCACAGGATGCGGCGCGTGTCGAAATTGTGCGCGGTATTGTGGAGAAATATCAGGATCGCGCACAAATTTTCCTTGGCGGTGTCACCATGATTACCTCCGATATGATCGCTTACATTAAGAGTGATCTGGTGGTATTTGGTGCGGCACTATTGCTGTTTATTGTGTTTATGCTGGCATTTTTATTTCGCCAATGGCGCTTTGTCATTCTGCCGCTCACCACCTGCTTGATGTCGGTCACGCTCATGCTCGGCTGGCTCAGTTGGATTGACTGGCGGCTCACGGTAATTTCATCCAACTTTGTTGCACTGTTATTAATCATGGTGTTTGCCTTCACCATTTATGTGGTGGTGCGCTATCGCGAATTACATGCCATAGATCCAGATCTGGAGCAGGCGGATTTAGTACTGCAAACCATGCGCGACATGGCGATACCATGCCTCTATTCCGCGCTCACTACCATAGTCGCGTTTATGTCATTGGTGATGAGTGGTATTCGCCCGGTAATCGATTTTGGCTGGATGATGACTATAGGTTTGGTGGTGGGTTTTATATTGGTGTTTGTCGTCCTGCCCGCCGGTTTGATGATGCTCCCCAAAGGTGAGCCTAAAGATCGCGGCGATAATTCGGCGGCGCTCACGGTGCGTTTTTCCAAGTTAGCGGAATTTCATGGTGGCAAGGTGTTGCTGGTAGCGATGCTCGCCGTATTCTTGAGCATATGGGGCATCAGCAAACTCGAAGTGGAAAATCGTTTCGTCGATTACTTCAAAAGCGACAGCGAAATTCATCAGGGCTTGAGTGTAATCGATCGTCAACTGGGCGGCACTGTGACGCTAGATATTATTCTCGACGCCGAGAAAAACACGCTTGATATTGTTGAGTCAGAAACCGCTGATGAAGAAGATCCGTTTGCGGAAATTCCAAGTGATGCTGCTGCAGCGGAAGTATTTGATGAGGAAGATCCGTTTGCCGGGATGGGGGATGAAGATGCCTTTGCCGATAGCGGCACAACCTCCAACGCCCCTCCCAGTTATTGGTTCAGCGTGGCGGGCTTGGATCAAATTAGAAAATTGCACAACTATTTGGAATCACTACCTGAAGTGGGCAAGGTGCAATCACTTGCGACTGTGTACCAACTGGCGCACGACATAAACAAAGGCAAACTTAATGACTTTGAATTAAATGTGTTGCGCAATATGTTGTCGGACGATATTAAAGGTTTCCTGATCAAGCCCTATCTGGCGGATGAAGCCCAGCAGACGCGTATCACTCTGCGCGTGATTGAAACTACACCGGATTTAAAGCGCGCGGAGTTGGTAGAGCGTATTCGTGAGTACGCCACCACCGACGCCGGCTTTAAGCCGGAGCAAGTGAATTTCACCGGCATGTTGGTGCTTTATAACAACATGCTGCAGAGTTTGTTTGCCTCACAAATTTCCACCATCGGAGTGGTATTTGTTGCCATCATGTTAATGATGATGGTGTTGTTCCGCTCATTCAAAATCGCATTGATTGCAATACTGCCCAATATGATTGCGGCGGGCACTGTTTTAGGGGCAATGGGGTTAGTGGGAATTCCTCTGGATATGATGACTACTACTATTGCGGCGATAGTGGTGGGTGTGGGTGTGGATCAGGCGATTCAATATTTCTATCGTTTCCGCGTGGAGTTTGCCCATGACCAAAATTACGTCGAAGCTATACACCGCTCCCATGCTTCAATTGGACGTGCAATGTATTACACCTCGGTGACAATTATTGTGGGCTTTTCCATTTTGATGTTGTCGGAATTTATCCCGTCAATTTATTTTGGATTGCTAACGGCGTTTGCGATGTTGATGGCTGTGATTGGCTCGCTCACACTGTTGCCAAAATTAATCCTGCTGTTAAAACCTTTTGGGCCCGGTAAATAG
- the holA gene encoding DNA polymerase III subunit delta has translation MPKLRPEQLSAALGKQLGAIYLVSGDEPLLIQECCDQIRAAARKNGFSERELYHIDTSFDWGQLLAAANSLSLFAEKKIIEVRMPSGKPGDKGGKVLQEYAQSPAPDNLLLIVTEKLDGATQKSKWFKAIEDAGQHIQVWPVTPAQLPRWIGVRLQQSGLHADSDAIDLLASRIEGNLLAAAQEIEKLKLLATDNRISYELMASVVADSARYDVFGLTDKALHGDARAAVRTLQGLKTEGTEPINVLWAVTREIRALIQISQAVAQGKHFEWAAKQAGVWDKRQPLIQAALRRLKPAQLQQLLRKANGIDKAVKGMRNADPWDELLDLILNIAGVQSLNMHNERLSLKS, from the coding sequence ATGCCCAAACTGCGCCCTGAACAACTGTCCGCCGCACTGGGCAAACAACTGGGCGCTATTTATTTGGTGTCCGGCGACGAACCGCTGCTAATTCAGGAATGCTGCGATCAAATCCGCGCCGCCGCGCGTAAAAATGGTTTTAGCGAGCGCGAGCTGTACCACATAGATACCAGCTTTGATTGGGGGCAATTACTCGCCGCCGCAAACAGCCTGTCACTCTTTGCCGAGAAAAAAATTATTGAAGTACGCATGCCCTCCGGCAAGCCAGGCGATAAAGGCGGCAAGGTTTTACAAGAGTACGCCCAGTCACCCGCCCCTGATAATTTGCTCTTAATCGTCACCGAAAAACTCGATGGCGCCACGCAAAAAAGCAAATGGTTCAAGGCCATTGAAGATGCAGGACAACACATTCAAGTCTGGCCAGTAACACCCGCTCAGTTGCCGCGCTGGATTGGTGTGCGCCTGCAGCAATCCGGTTTACATGCCGATAGCGACGCCATAGATTTGCTCGCCTCGCGTATTGAAGGCAACTTGCTCGCCGCCGCGCAGGAAATTGAAAAATTAAAGCTGCTCGCGACCGATAATCGCATCAGTTATGAACTGATGGCCTCCGTAGTCGCTGATAGCGCGCGCTACGATGTTTTTGGCCTTACCGACAAAGCCCTGCACGGCGATGCCCGCGCTGCCGTGCGCACCCTGCAAGGTTTAAAAACCGAAGGTACCGAACCCATCAATGTGCTCTGGGCAGTGACCCGCGAAATTCGCGCCTTGATTCAAATCTCGCAAGCGGTTGCCCAAGGTAAACATTTTGAGTGGGCCGCCAAACAGGCGGGGGTATGGGATAAACGCCAGCCACTTATTCAAGCCGCACTGCGCCGCCTAAAGCCTGCACAATTACAGCAATTGCTGCGCAAAGCCAATGGCATCGACAAAGCCGTCAAAGGTATGCGCAATGCCGACCCATGGGATGAATTATTAGATTTAATTTTAAATATCGCTGGGGTGCAAAGTTTGAATATGCACAATGAGCGACTAAGCTTGAAAAGTTAA
- the axe2C gene encoding bifunctional acetylxylan esterase/glucomannan deacetylase AxeC2, whose product MKYAYFIFCSLTALALNGCTPVTPQEPTVISMQATQAPLSIMGRTHSTGDYAYEFGFPGVSFRTEVIGKTLTAELQSSGGNSWIDVIVDDNHITQVKLEQQLQTIELFNFADSGRHSVEIIHRSENWHGSVTLKKLTLTEGKFLPAPALPQRKLLVMGDSVTCGEAIDRVKGEEKNTRWWNARESYGMLTAKALNAQVQLVCWGGRGLVRSWNGKTDDKNLAEFYEFTVGDHNPALKWDHRSYQPDLILIAIGTNDFSPGIPAREDYVTAYVQLINKLLHNHPQAHIALTDGAILNGEKKAALIDYLRETISRVNNTRVHQLISNHYPGDAQDAHPTKDQHTAMAKDLTPQLKALMHW is encoded by the coding sequence ATGAAATATGCTTATTTTATATTTTGTTCGCTGACTGCACTTGCACTCAACGGCTGCACCCCAGTAACACCACAGGAACCCACCGTAATTAGTATGCAAGCTACCCAAGCACCGCTCAGCATTATGGGGCGCACCCACAGCACTGGCGATTACGCCTATGAATTTGGTTTTCCTGGCGTGAGTTTTCGCACCGAGGTAATAGGCAAGACACTCACCGCCGAACTGCAAAGTTCCGGTGGCAATTCCTGGATTGATGTTATTGTTGATGACAATCACATCACGCAAGTGAAACTGGAACAACAATTACAAACGATTGAATTATTTAATTTTGCCGACTCAGGACGACACTCAGTAGAAATTATTCATCGCTCGGAAAACTGGCACGGTAGCGTGACACTGAAAAAACTCACCTTAACCGAGGGGAAATTTTTACCCGCACCCGCACTGCCACAACGAAAACTATTAGTTATGGGCGACTCAGTGACCTGCGGCGAAGCAATTGATCGCGTAAAGGGCGAAGAGAAAAACACACGCTGGTGGAATGCGCGCGAATCCTACGGCATGCTCACCGCGAAAGCACTCAATGCACAGGTACAATTAGTGTGTTGGGGCGGGCGCGGCTTGGTGCGCAGCTGGAACGGAAAAACCGATGATAAAAATCTGGCCGAATTTTATGAGTTTACTGTTGGCGATCATAACCCCGCATTGAAATGGGATCACCGGAGCTATCAACCGGATTTAATTTTAATTGCGATAGGAACTAACGACTTCAGCCCGGGCATTCCCGCACGCGAAGACTACGTAACAGCCTATGTACAATTGATTAATAAACTTTTGCACAATCACCCGCAAGCGCACATTGCCCTGACTGATGGCGCAATCTTAAACGGCGAAAAAAAGGCGGCACTGATTGATTATTTACGCGAGACCATTTCACGGGTCAACAATACTCGCGTGCATCAACTGATTTCCAATCACTACCCGGGTGACGCACAGGATGCGCACCCCACCAAAGATCAACACACTGCAATGGCGAAAGATTTAACACCGCAACTTAAAGCCCTGATGCATTGGTAA
- a CDS encoding GDSL-type esterase/lipase family protein produces the protein MVIFNFTAGIFAMYLYSRSIIRAASVIALSALCHMSYAQTAQVSAGTTPTKRSTEYSWMSVATWDRMHAEDVLVAEHDQVDVLFVGDSITAGWDWQIWEKNFKPLNAANFGIGGDGTANLLWRLQHGTIGQLQPKLIVLLIGVNNFGLYNETPEQAAAGVTAVVKQLQLAWPHSKILLNAVLPFEEKADSPKRAMVTKLNSIIAKLGDEKYIFFKNYGAALLQKDGSISPEIMADFLHPTPKGYQIWADAMLPDIKQLLQ, from the coding sequence ATGGTTATTTTTAACTTTACTGCAGGAATTTTTGCCATGTATTTGTACTCCCGCTCTATTATTCGCGCAGCTTCGGTTATTGCCTTAAGCGCCCTCTGCCACATGAGCTATGCGCAGACTGCACAAGTCTCCGCTGGCACGACGCCCACTAAACGCTCCACTGAATACTCATGGATGTCCGTTGCCACCTGGGATCGTATGCACGCCGAAGATGTATTGGTCGCCGAACACGATCAGGTAGATGTTTTGTTTGTAGGTGATTCAATTACCGCCGGATGGGATTGGCAAATTTGGGAGAAAAATTTCAAGCCCCTTAACGCAGCCAATTTTGGTATTGGTGGCGACGGCACCGCTAATTTACTGTGGCGCCTGCAGCACGGCACTATAGGTCAGTTACAACCCAAATTAATTGTGCTGTTAATTGGCGTAAATAATTTCGGCCTTTATAACGAAACACCGGAGCAAGCCGCCGCCGGTGTCACTGCAGTTGTCAAGCAACTCCAATTAGCCTGGCCCCACAGCAAAATCTTATTAAACGCCGTACTGCCCTTTGAAGAAAAAGCCGACTCACCCAAGCGCGCCATGGTCACAAAACTTAATTCTATTATTGCCAAGCTCGGCGATGAAAAATATATTTTCTTTAAAAATTATGGCGCAGCGTTACTGCAAAAAGATGGCAGTATTTCACCTGAAATCATGGCAGATTTTCTGCACCCAACACCCAAGGGTTATCAAATCTGGGCCGACGCCATGTTGCCGGACATCAAACAACTGCTGCAATAA